The Glycine soja cultivar W05 chromosome 3, ASM419377v2, whole genome shotgun sequence genome window below encodes:
- the LOC114406780 gene encoding uncharacterized protein LOC114406780 produces MDTTIVIATAAEANKVQHVTKKSSDELLRKFAEAGSDEAAGENKRRKKKKRESELCECDSPSSNGGAAMVERRSLLLPKVTRRSVLLRQLRVRDVRNKSSLFGTIHKTWRRTVEGASRVFLEKHYHRHKRLINDIV; encoded by the exons ATGGACACTACAATTGTTATTGCTACTGCTGCTGAAGCTAATAAGGTTCAACATGTCACCAAGAAATCTTCTGATGAGCTTCTGAGGAAGTTCGCCGAAGCGGGTTCCGACGAGGCCGCCGGGGAAAACAaacggaggaagaagaagaagagggaaaGTGAATTGTGTGAGTGTGACAGCCCCTCTTCCAATGGTGGCGCCGCCATGGTGGAAAGGAGGTCCCTTCTGCTGCCAAAAGTGACGCGGAGGTCGGTGTTGCTCCGGCAGCTGAGGGTGAGGGATGTTAGAAACAAGTCATCACTCTTTGGAACCATTCATAAG ACATGGCGTAGAACCGTGGAAGGTGCCTCCAGAGTTTTCTTGGAAAAACATTATCATCGCCATAAGCGTTTGATCAATGATATTGTTTAG